A genomic region of Pseudomonadota bacterium contains the following coding sequences:
- the ftsH gene encoding ATP-dependent zinc metalloprotease FtsH produces MHNGPMNPNPRPDSERPGPPDQDQPPVFNLWHFYWLIPVLLALGYLSMLYQAPTGKAEAIPYSEFKERLKEGEIASVELRGYDIEAVLSQPIHRDDHTIERVSSRVPEFSDPELLSLIESENIELRVVATKEQEQVGDYVLFLIPWVLLILFLFWMSRRISGGMGGGVGGPGDLSRFLDTSRKEAEIPNVRFKDVAGQENTKREVAELVEYLREPEKFERLGAEIPRGVLLMGPPGTGKTLLARALAGEAGVPFYSISASEFIEVFVGVGASRVRRLFETAKAHAPSIIFIDELDSIGRTRGTGLGGGHDEREQTLNQVLAEMDGFSGHEAVIVLAATNRPDVLDSALLRPGRFDRHVVLDLPDVGDRLAILKVHTQKVPLDANVDLEQVAAGTPGMSGADLKNLVNEAAILAAQQDADRVEMEHIDAARDKLLLGTVRTLAIQPEERHRLAVHEAGHTLIAYYLPHADPLYKVTIIPRGRALGGTQQLPQEERHTLPEHYLRDRLAVLLGGRSAEVALLGTVSSGADDDIRQATALARAMVSRWGMSDTIGPVDLRASEEHPFLGREIAQPRHFSEHSAEAVDEAVRHLILEAEQRAQEVIKLHRTDLERLITRLEREETLEKPAIEACLTPPSDTAQNA; encoded by the coding sequence ATGCATAATGGGCCAATGAACCCGAACCCCCGCCCCGACAGCGAGCGTCCTGGTCCGCCGGATCAGGATCAACCACCGGTTTTTAACCTTTGGCACTTCTATTGGCTGATTCCCGTCCTGCTAGCCTTGGGTTACCTCTCCATGCTGTATCAGGCTCCGACGGGGAAGGCCGAGGCAATTCCTTACAGCGAATTCAAAGAGCGCTTGAAAGAAGGCGAGATTGCGTCGGTTGAACTGCGTGGTTACGACATCGAGGCTGTTCTGTCACAACCCATTCATCGGGATGATCATACCATTGAGCGCGTTAGTTCCCGGGTTCCTGAATTCTCTGACCCTGAACTGTTGTCGCTGATCGAGTCGGAGAATATAGAGCTGCGTGTGGTCGCGACAAAAGAGCAGGAACAAGTCGGCGACTATGTGTTGTTTCTCATCCCTTGGGTGCTGTTGATATTGTTCTTGTTTTGGATGTCGCGACGAATCTCCGGCGGCATGGGCGGCGGCGTAGGCGGACCTGGCGACTTATCGAGGTTTCTCGATACCAGTCGCAAAGAGGCCGAGATACCGAATGTCCGATTTAAAGATGTGGCGGGTCAGGAGAACACCAAGCGCGAAGTGGCCGAGTTGGTTGAGTACTTGCGCGAACCGGAAAAATTCGAACGTCTGGGCGCTGAGATTCCACGCGGGGTATTGCTGATGGGGCCGCCGGGTACGGGAAAGACCCTACTGGCGAGGGCACTGGCGGGAGAAGCGGGTGTGCCCTTTTATTCTATTTCTGCGTCAGAGTTTATCGAAGTGTTCGTGGGCGTCGGGGCATCGCGGGTGCGACGCTTGTTCGAAACGGCCAAGGCTCACGCGCCCAGCATTATTTTTATTGACGAGTTGGATAGCATTGGGCGTACCCGCGGCACCGGACTGGGCGGCGGCCACGACGAACGAGAGCAAACCTTGAACCAAGTGCTGGCGGAAATGGATGGATTTTCCGGTCACGAAGCGGTGATCGTCCTGGCGGCGACCAACCGGCCCGATGTTCTGGATTCGGCACTGCTAAGGCCTGGACGGTTCGACCGCCACGTGGTGCTGGATTTGCCGGATGTCGGAGACCGGCTGGCCATACTCAAGGTTCACACCCAAAAAGTACCGCTGGATGCGAATGTCGATCTGGAACAGGTGGCCGCCGGGACACCGGGAATGTCCGGTGCGGATCTGAAGAATCTCGTCAACGAGGCTGCCATTCTGGCGGCACAGCAAGACGCCGATCGCGTCGAAATGGAACATATCGACGCGGCAAGAGATAAACTCCTGCTTGGCACAGTCAGAACGCTGGCGATTCAACCCGAGGAACGACACCGGCTGGCCGTTCACGAGGCGGGGCACACTTTGATCGCATACTATTTGCCCCATGCCGATCCGCTATACAAGGTGACCATCATTCCCCGGGGTCGGGCGCTCGGGGGCACGCAACAACTGCCGCAGGAAGAGCGTCATACTTTGCCGGAACATTATCTTCGTGATCGTCTCGCGGTCTTGCTGGGTGGGCGATCGGCTGAAGTGGCGCTGCTTGGCACGGTAAGTTCCGGGGCGGATGACGACATACGACAGGCGACTGCCCTGGCACGCGCAATGGTTTCTCGCTGGGGGATGTCCGACACCATTGGCCCGGTCGATCTCCGTGCCAGCGAGGAGCACCCGTTTTTAGGTCGTGAGATCGCTCAGCCGCGTCATTTCAGCGAACATTCTGCGGAGGCTGTTGACGAGGCGGTTCGACATCTAATACTGGAAGCGGAACAACGGGCACAGGAAGTCATCAAGCTTCACCGAACAGACCTTGAACGTTTGATCACGCGATTGGAACGTGAAGAAACGCTGGAAAAACCTGCAATCGAAGCGTGTTTAACACCGCCTTCCGATACCGCACAAAACGCCTGA